Proteins encoded together in one Lathyrus oleraceus cultivar Zhongwan6 chromosome 5, CAAS_Psat_ZW6_1.0, whole genome shotgun sequence window:
- the LOC127080188 gene encoding secreted RxLR effector protein 161-like: MDDVNPVGTPMEYGSKVSKHENGEIVDPTLYKSLIRSLRYLTSTRSDILYVVGIISRYMDAPTTTHFKEEKRILRYIKDTTNFGLHYYSSNNYDIFGYSDSNWSGDLDDRKSTTYFMFFMGDVAFTWILKKQSIIILSTCEVENAMVDAYSILKIGYYEIYVPHDARD; encoded by the exons ATGGATGATGTCAATCCAGTTGGCACCCCGATGGAATATGGCAGCAAGGTGAGTAAGCATGAAAATGGAGAGATTGTGGATCCAACTCTTTACAAAAGTTTGATTAGAAGTCTACGTTACTTGacaagtacaaggtcagatattCTCTATGTTGTAGGAATCATAAGTCGCTACATGGATGCTCCAACAACAACTCACTTCAAGGAGGAAAAGAGAATCCTTCGATACATCAAAGATACAACAAACTTTGGTTTGCATTATTACTCTTCTAACAATTATGATATTTTTGGCTATAGTGATAGCAATTGGAGTGGAGATTTAGATGATAGAAAGAGCACTACTTATTTTATGTTCTTTATGGGAGATGTTGCTTTCACTTGGATTTTAAAGAAGCAATCTATTATCATACTGTCAACTTGTGAAGTCGA AAATGCAATGGTTGATGCATATTCTATTCTAAAAATCGGTTATTATGAAATTTACGTCCCGCATGATGCGCGGGATTGA